A genomic stretch from Acropora palmata chromosome 13, jaAcrPala1.3, whole genome shotgun sequence includes:
- the LOC141863179 gene encoding uncharacterized protein LOC141863179, whose product MALRTLEGTEHRLLKSPEIARAYTDCIEQYTLKGYIRKVPREDRPAAKWFLPHFPIVRPDKTTTKTRIVFDASARYQGVSLNDVICQGPKLQRDLFHVLLRFRKHAVALVCDIAEMYLRIEIAPEDCPFHRFLWRDLDQQKDPEEYEFSRVVFGVNSSPFLAQFVTQHHAETHRTEYPLAAETALKSTYMDDSMDSVTDDQQGIELHKQLSQLWKRAGMQARKRLSNSPVVLSQIPPEDRASEIDLKEGSLPSIKTLGMLWQAAKDAFTFKVQPPDNHFSFTKRNFLSKVATLFDPLGFLAPFIIRAKVLLQDLWAAGLDWDDPFGEALVCRSRNWFEELPELAQISVPRCLQPMKDEITISSSLQTFVDASEDAYGSVVYYRNVYPSGLISSVIVAAKTSVAPLRATSVPRLELMGAVLGLRLTKEISKALNISDAVFWSDSVDVLWWLRNASRRFKPVVANRVAEIQSLTSSNQGDQRITGELTIDEIRNAENQIIAQAQQQAFPDECRMLAQGKNLPHSSKLLQLRPVLDEDELVRCDGRLRYAECLPYDTRFPIILPRGHWVTTLIVKHYHEKGYHASGTNQTLADLSSRFWIIAAREEIRAWEKNCTECRKRKAKPASQVMAPLPRIRVKEPLRAFSKIAVDFAGPFFTIQGRGKARQKRYLYLFTCLLSRAVHLELAFGLDTDAFLNAFYRMVNRRGLPQEVVSDNGGNFVGAEKEQRELAKNLDEDKIQRSVANKGIRWHFNPPLAPHFGGVHEIMIKAAKRAIFAILGSADVNDEELMTAFTDAEALINSRPLTYQSANPSDDVPLTPNHFLYGQIGGQFAPESVDDNKNLNIKKRWRRIQELVKHFWRRWMREWLPNLNSRKKWLKTQRNLQVGDIVLLISPDAPRGQWPLARVIEVYPGEDGRVRVAKVQVGRNTLTRSISKLCPLEICEQ is encoded by the exons ATGGCACTTCGAACACTTGAAGGAACAGAACACAGGCTTCTGAAGAGCCCGGAGATCGCTAGAGCCTATACAGACTGTATTGAGCAGTACACTTTAAAAGGGTACATCAGAAAAGTCCCAAGGGAGGATCGACCTGCGGCCAAGTGGTTTCTTCCTCATTTTCCAATTGTGAGGCCTGACAAAACTACTACAAAGACGCGTATCGTTTTTGATGCCTCTGCGCGGTATCAAGGAGTTTCTTTAAACGATGTGATTTGTCAGGGACCAAAGTTACAACGTGACCTTTTCCACGTTTTGCTCCGTTTTCGGAAACACGCCGTTGCTCTGGTCTGTGACATCGCAGAAATGTATCTGAGGATTGAGATCGCACCTGAAGACTGTCCTTTTCACCGGTTTCTCTGGAGAGATTTAGATCAACAGAAAGATCCAGAAGAGTACGAATTTAGTCGCGTTGTATTTGGAGTGAATTCGTCGCCATTTCTTGCTCAGTTCGTCACCCAACATCACGCTGAAACGCATAGAACTGAGTACCCACTCGCGGCCGAAACCGCCCTCAAATCGACCTACATGGATGACAGTATGGATTCAGTGACTGATGACCAGCAAGGAATCGAACTGCACAAGCAATTGTCACAACTTTGGAAACGTGCAGGAATGCAAGCGCGAAAGCGGTTGTCTAACTCTCCAGTTGTGCTGAGCCAAATTCCACCGGAAGACAGAGCTTCAGAGATTGATTTAAAGGAAGGATCCCTACCCTCTATCAAAACCCTTGGAATGTTATGGCAGGCAGCAAAGGATGCGTTCACTTTCAAGGTTCAACCACCAGATAACCACTTTTCCTTTACAAAACGCaactttctatcaaaagtGGCAACTTTGTTCGATCCACTCGGGTTCCTTGCACCATTTATCATCAGAGCCAAAGTCCTGTTACAAGACCTTTGGGCTGCGGGATTAGATTGGGACGACCCTTTCGGAGAAGCCCTGGTGTGTAGAAGTCGAAATTGGTTTGAAGAATTGCCCGAACTAGCTCAGATCAGCGTCCCACGATGCTTGCAACCAATGAAAGATGAAATAACAATTTCCTCATCCCTGCAAACCTTCGTGGATGCTTCTGAAGATGCTTATGGTTCCGTTGTATATTACAGAAATGTCTATCCAAGTGGCCTAATATCCAGCGTTATTGTGGCTGCAAAGACAAGCGTCGCTCCCCTTAGAGCAACTAGTGTTCCACGCCTGGAATTGATGGGTGCTGTGCTTGGTTTAAGGCTAACTAAAGAGATTTCAAAGGCGTTGAATATATCGGATGCAGTTTTCTGGTCAGACAGCGTAGATGTACTCTGGTGGTTGCGTAACGCGAGTCGACGTTTCAAGCCAGTTGTTGCTAacagagttgctgaaattCAAAGTTTAACCAGTTCTAATCAGGGAG ACCAGCGAATAACTGGAGAACTCACGATTGACGAAATCAGAAATGCAGAGAACCAAATTATCGCACAAGCCCAGCAACAAGCATTTCCTGATGAATGCCGCATGTTGGCCCAAGGAAAGAATCTGCCACACTCAAGCAAACTTCTTCAACTTCGACCAGTGCTCGACGAGGACGAACTTGTACGTTGTGATGGACGACTCAGATATGCCGAATGTCTTCCGTACGATACGCGTTTTCCAATTATTCTCCCAAGAGGACACTGGGTTACCACCTTGATAGTTAAACACTACCACGAGAAGGGCTATCACGCGAGCGGAACTAATCAAACCCTAGCTGATTTGTCCTCACGTTTTTGGATCATTGCAGCCAGAGAGGAAATAAGAGCCTGGGAGAAGAACTGTACGGAATGTAGAAAACGAAAAGCAAAGCCTGCCAGCCAAGTGATGGCGCCTTTGCCACGGATAAGAGTGAAAGAACCTCTTCGAGCGTTTTCCAAAATTGCGGTAGATTTTGCTGGCCCTTTTTTCACCATACAAGGAAGAGGGAAAGCTAGACAAAAGCGCTATTTATACTTATTCACTTGCTTGTTATCGAGAGCCGTGCATTTGGAACTCGCATTTGGACTTGACACTGATGCATTTTTGAACGCGTTTTATCGCATGGTCAATCGTAGAGGTCTTCCTCAGGAGGTTGTCTCGGACAATGGAGGAAATTTTGTTGGGGCTGAAAAGGAACAACGTGAACTAGCCAAGAATCTTGACGAGGATAAAATTCAGAGATCTGTGGCAAATAAAGGTATCAGATGGCATTTCAATCCACCATTAGCACCTCATTTCGGGGGAGTACACGAAATCATGATTAAGGCGGCCAAGAGAGCAATCTTTGCAATTTTGGGGTCGGCGGACGTAAACGATGAAGAACTGATGACGGCTTTTACTGATGCCGAAGCTTTGATAAACTCAAGACCGCTTACCTACCAGTCTGCGAATCCAAGCGACGATGTACCTCTCACGCCGAATCATTTTCTTTATGGACAGATTGGCGGTCAATTTGCCCCAGAGAGTGTTGATGACAACAAGAATTTAAACATTAAGAAAAGATGGCGAAGAATTCAAGAACTTGTCAAACATTTCTGGCGCAGATGGATGAGAGAATGGTTACCCAATCTCAATTCGAGGAAGAAATGGCTTAAAACTCAAAGAAATCTTCAAGTCGGAGACATTGTTCTATTAATATCTCCAGACGCCCCTCGTGGCCAATGGCCTCTTGCCCGAGTAATCGAAGTTTATCCTGGTGAAGATGGAAGAGTTAGAGTTGCTAAGGTTCAAGTTGGACGCAACACCCTCACTCGAAGTATCTCCAAACTGTGTCCCTTGGAAATTTGCGAGCAGTGA